Proteins encoded within one genomic window of bacterium:
- a CDS encoding SGNH/GDSL hydrolase family protein: MPRALPVVLAMLSLASTLTYAADPAPQFQSGDVVALIGDSITHGRKWHRYVYSYYLTRFPDRQVRFVNEGIAGDSAGGALRRLDWDILPNQPNAAVIFLGMNDVGRGYYKVNADERTIAARQTALDNYRKNMDELAAKLQAGGVKKLWFFTPSPYDDTAQLESENFPGVNGALAQCGRFGAELAAKYGGAVIDLNGPMTALNLEHQKADPKFTIIGPDRVHPGDVGMMVIAYTVLRAQGAPALVSKVSVDGPKVTADNATVTNLKQTPEGVSFDCLAKALPWPIEASAHAALALVPLEADLDQEKLMATLPAGEYRLLIEGQEVGRYDAAALAAGINLARNDKTPQYQQAWKLWQANEQRSALEVRIRTYAQIRTILVAGKVNEDDEAAVDACFASFLERVGESMRPYFSGQIKVYKATRPELASIRAQIDTLQQSLWQLNQPQTLHYELVRAQ, encoded by the coding sequence ATGCCTCGCGCACTCCCGGTGGTGCTCGCCATGCTCTCGCTCGCCTCGACGCTGACGTATGCCGCCGACCCGGCGCCCCAGTTCCAGTCCGGTGACGTCGTCGCCCTGATCGGTGACAGCATCACCCATGGCCGCAAGTGGCACCGCTATGTGTACTCGTACTACCTCACGCGCTTCCCCGACCGCCAGGTGCGGTTCGTGAACGAGGGCATCGCCGGCGACTCGGCTGGTGGGGCGCTGCGGCGGCTGGACTGGGACATCCTGCCCAACCAGCCCAACGCCGCCGTCATCTTCCTGGGCATGAACGACGTGGGCCGGGGCTACTACAAGGTAAACGCCGACGAGCGCACGATCGCGGCCCGGCAGACGGCCCTGGACAACTACCGCAAGAACATGGACGAGCTGGCCGCGAAGCTGCAGGCCGGTGGCGTCAAGAAGCTGTGGTTCTTCACCCCCTCACCATACGACGACACGGCGCAACTGGAGTCCGAGAACTTCCCGGGTGTGAACGGGGCGTTAGCCCAGTGCGGCCGCTTCGGCGCCGAGTTGGCCGCCAAGTACGGCGGCGCGGTCATTGACCTCAACGGGCCGATGACGGCCCTGAACCTGGAGCACCAGAAGGCCGATCCGAAGTTCACAATCATCGGTCCGGACCGCGTGCACCCGGGCGATGTCGGCATGATGGTCATCGCCTACACCGTGCTGCGGGCTCAGGGCGCCCCGGCGCTGGTGTCCAAAGTGTCGGTGGACGGGCCCAAGGTGACGGCTGACAACGCCACGGTCACGAACCTGAAGCAGACGCCGGAGGGCGTGAGCTTCGACTGCCTGGCCAAGGCGCTGCCGTGGCCCATCGAGGCCTCGGCGCACGCGGCGCTGGCGTTGGTCCCGCTGGAGGCCGATCTGGACCAGGAGAAGCTGATGGCCACGCTACCGGCGGGGGAGTACCGGCTGCTGATCGAGGGGCAGGAAGTGGGTCGCTACGACGCCGCCGCTCTGGCGGCGGGGATCAACCTGGCCCGCAACGACAAGACGCCGCAGTACCAGCAGGCCTGGAAGCTCTGGCAGGCCAACGAGCAACGCTCCGCGCTGGAGGTGCGTATTCGCACGTACGCCCAGATACGCACGATCCTGGTGGCCGGCAAGGTGAACGAGGATGACGAGGCGGCGGTGGACGCCTGCTTTGCCAGCTTCCTCGAACGCGTCGGGGAGAGCATGAGGCCGTACTTCAGCGGCCAGATCAAGGTCTACAAAGCAACGCGCCCGGAGTTGGCCAGCATCCGGGCGCAGATAGACACCTTGCAGCAGTCCCTGTGGCAACTGAACCAGCCCCAGACGCTGCACTACGAGCTGGTCAGGGCGCAGTAG
- a CDS encoding BrnA antitoxin family protein, whose amino-acid sequence MRRDMVTREPKVLPNFASEEEELLFWDTHDPSEYFTVKADFVFHVTNRPRKRMLSIRVDDELRADLKAIAEEHDVPYQALMREILRQGVKSFKRAAAMKKRGAAMKKAAAKEARAAATAP is encoded by the coding sequence ATGAGAAGGGATATGGTCACGCGGGAGCCAAAGGTGCTGCCCAACTTCGCGTCCGAGGAAGAGGAGCTGCTATTCTGGGACACGCACGACCCCTCGGAGTACTTCACGGTGAAGGCCGACTTCGTCTTCCACGTTACCAACCGCCCCCGCAAGCGGATGCTCTCCATTCGCGTGGATGACGAGTTGCGCGCCGACCTGAAGGCCATCGCGGAGGAGCACGACGTGCCCTACCAGGCCCTCATGCGCGAGATACTGCGGCAGGGCGTCAAGAGCTTCAAGCGCGCCGCGGCGATGAAGAAGCGTGGGGCGGCCATGAAGAAGGCGGCCGCCAAAGAGGCCAGGGCCGCCGCTACTGCGCCCTGA
- a CDS encoding Gfo/Idh/MocA family oxidoreductase yields MSAKIGVAINSCGMVAYEHARAYLRDPRCEIVGVTSRTRASAERFVAELGLDCTIYPDYEALLSDSRVQALSITSPNFCHAAEAVAAARAGKHILLEKPPGIHHTELDELEQALRGSGLTTLCSFVLRWNPLVANLTRLQEAGAYGEVFFVQTDYWHGVGEIISADRWLARREFTGSAVLAGGSHAVDLARHLAGDIVSVSAYATHRLEGFDYDTTISAALKLASGGVGRISVCFDAPGPYQFNIEVIGSEGMSRQDRFWSKRAFPAQSDWVSLPCVTPDSGAVSHHPFTAEIAHFLDRIQEGRDGDPSVPHAIETARVCLAIDESAAQGGAPVAVKR; encoded by the coding sequence ATGTCTGCCAAGATCGGTGTCGCCATCAACTCCTGCGGGATGGTGGCCTATGAGCACGCGCGGGCCTATCTGCGCGATCCGCGGTGTGAGATCGTCGGGGTAACCAGCCGCACGCGCGCCAGCGCCGAGAGGTTCGTGGCCGAGCTGGGCCTGGATTGCACGATCTACCCCGACTATGAGGCACTGCTCAGTGACTCGCGCGTGCAGGCCCTGTCCATCACCTCCCCCAACTTCTGCCATGCCGCCGAGGCTGTCGCCGCGGCCCGGGCGGGCAAACACATCCTGCTCGAGAAGCCCCCGGGCATCCACCACACGGAGCTGGACGAGCTGGAGCAGGCCCTGCGCGGGTCGGGCCTCACGACCCTGTGCAGCTTCGTGCTGCGCTGGAACCCCCTGGTGGCGAACCTCACCCGCCTGCAGGAAGCGGGCGCCTATGGCGAGGTCTTCTTCGTGCAGACCGACTACTGGCACGGGGTCGGCGAGATCATCAGCGCCGACCGCTGGCTGGCCCGGCGCGAGTTCACCGGCAGCGCCGTCCTGGCCGGCGGCAGCCATGCCGTGGACCTCGCCCGGCATCTCGCCGGCGACATCGTCAGCGTGAGCGCCTACGCGACGCATCGCCTGGAGGGCTTCGACTACGACACGACCATTTCGGCGGCGCTGAAGCTGGCCAGTGGGGGGGTGGGGCGCATCTCAGTCTGCTTCGATGCGCCCGGACCGTACCAGTTCAACATCGAGGTGATCGGCAGCGAGGGCATGAGCCGTCAGGACCGCTTCTGGAGCAAGCGCGCCTTCCCGGCGCAAAGCGACTGGGTCAGCCTGCCGTGCGTTACCCCCGACAGCGGCGCGGTGTCCCACCACCCCTTCACGGCTGAGATCGCGCACTTCCTCGACCGTATCCAGGAGGGCCGCGACGGTGACCCAAGCGTGCCGCATGCCATCGAGACGGCCCGGGTGTGCCTGGCGATAGACGAGTCGGCGGCCCAGGGCGGGGCGCCGGTGGCGGTGAAGCGGTAG
- a CDS encoding sugar phosphate isomerase/epimerase, translated as MRLGCHVYVFSEYGYDQAAQLDEVWDMVADCGYPAIEIHAPMLERPDWYEAIMAAQERTGLQIIGGSNGGNLTDAAEWDALRRKMDEYTQKLARLDSPKCGFTATGVRAAERTDAQSAQVVRAWTELAQMCQARGVELNYHTHGEPIADVQFVIDHVPADLLPLGPDLDWLRFGGIDPEAFLRAHADRLVMLHIRDYHLGGSRTFALGEGDANYPHLKTVLEQIGFGGDFVVELATPPGVPRDRDLREILRTSREHVRATVGL; from the coding sequence ATGCGCCTGGGCTGCCATGTCTATGTCTTCAGCGAGTACGGGTACGACCAAGCCGCACAACTCGACGAGGTTTGGGATATGGTGGCCGACTGCGGCTACCCGGCCATTGAGATCCACGCCCCCATGCTCGAGCGCCCCGATTGGTACGAGGCCATCATGGCGGCGCAGGAGCGCACGGGCCTGCAGATCATCGGCGGCTCGAACGGGGGCAACCTGACCGATGCGGCCGAGTGGGACGCCCTGCGGCGCAAGATGGACGAGTACACGCAGAAGCTGGCCCGGCTGGACTCGCCCAAGTGCGGGTTCACGGCCACCGGCGTGCGCGCCGCCGAACGGACCGATGCGCAGAGCGCGCAGGTCGTGCGGGCCTGGACGGAGCTGGCGCAGATGTGCCAGGCGCGCGGCGTGGAGCTCAACTACCACACCCACGGCGAGCCCATAGCGGACGTGCAGTTCGTCATCGACCATGTGCCGGCCGACCTGCTGCCGCTGGGGCCGGACCTGGACTGGCTCCGCTTCGGCGGGATTGACCCGGAGGCGTTCCTGCGGGCCCACGCCGACCGGCTGGTGATGCTGCACATCCGCGATTACCACCTGGGCGGCAGCCGCACCTTCGCCCTGGGCGAGGGGGATGCGAACTACCCGCACCTGAAGACCGTGCTGGAGCAGATCGGCTTCGGCGGCGACTTCGTGGTGGAGCTGGCCACGCCCCCGGGAGTGCCGCGCGACCGCGACCTGCGCGAGATCCTGCGCACCTCGCGCGAGCACGTGCGGGCGACAGTCGGGCTGTAG